From a region of the Qipengyuania spongiae genome:
- a CDS encoding ImmA/IrrE family metallo-endopeptidase, protein MISFKQAARDHAKAILAEFGVEAAPVPVERIIKRRNIRVQFSPLDKELSGMALIKDGASIIGVNALHHPNRQRFTMAHELGHHVMHQTQINGTVHVDKGFAMILMRDDLAAQGTDRMEIEANTFASELLMPTNILEQLLDVGSVDLDDTSALEVIAKRFKVSLSALQYRLMAFR, encoded by the coding sequence AAGCAAGCAGCCCGCGATCATGCCAAAGCCATCCTTGCCGAGTTTGGAGTCGAGGCGGCGCCTGTTCCGGTTGAACGCATTATCAAACGACGGAACATTCGGGTTCAGTTCTCTCCGCTGGATAAAGAGCTATCGGGCATGGCGCTTATCAAGGATGGCGCTTCGATCATTGGGGTCAATGCCTTGCATCACCCCAATCGCCAACGCTTTACAATGGCCCATGAACTTGGGCATCACGTCATGCACCAAACGCAAATCAACGGCACGGTGCATGTGGACAAGGGCTTCGCCATGATCCTGATGCGCGACGATCTGGCAGCTCAAGGCACGGATCGCATGGAAATTGAGGCCAATACGTTTGCATCGGAACTCTTGATGCCAACAAATATCCTCGAGCAATTGCTTGATGTTGGCTCCGTTGATCTTGATGATACCTCTGCGCTTGAAGTGATTGCAAAGCGCTTTAAAGTCAGTTTGTCTGCCTTGCAGTACAGGCTTATGGCATTCAGATGA